Proteins from one Acidiphilium multivorum AIU301 genomic window:
- the ald gene encoding alanine dehydrogenase: protein MLIGVPREIKNNEFRVGLTPASVRELHANGHRVLVETGAGEGIGMDDAAYVRAGAAIAADAATVFAEAEMIVKVKEPQPEECRRLRPGQILFTYLHLAPDPEQAKLLMQSGAIAIAYETVTDAQGRLPLLAPMSEVAGRMAVQVGAVSLQKAAGGFGVLLAGVPGVPPAHVVVLGGGVVGTNAARIALGMGADVTILDKSIARLAQLDDLYGPRLKTMFSTTEALEQTVFNADLVIGAVLVPGASAPKLVTRDMLGHMRRGAVLVDVAIDQGGCFETSKPTTHDNPTYVVDGVVHYCVANMPGAVPRTSTFALAQATLPYALRLARQGWREALRADPHLRAGLNVANGRIVHPAVAAALGHDLLPVEQVLA from the coding sequence ATGCTGATCGGCGTTCCGCGGGAGATCAAGAACAACGAATTCCGGGTCGGCCTCACGCCCGCTTCGGTGCGCGAGCTGCACGCAAACGGCCACCGCGTGCTGGTTGAAACCGGCGCGGGGGAGGGGATCGGCATGGACGATGCGGCCTATGTGCGCGCCGGTGCCGCCATCGCCGCGGATGCCGCAACCGTCTTTGCCGAAGCCGAGATGATCGTGAAGGTGAAGGAGCCGCAGCCCGAGGAATGCCGCCGCCTGCGCCCGGGTCAGATCCTCTTCACCTATCTCCACCTCGCCCCCGATCCGGAGCAGGCGAAGCTGCTGATGCAGTCGGGCGCCATCGCCATCGCCTACGAAACCGTGACCGACGCGCAAGGCCGCCTGCCGCTGCTGGCGCCGATGAGCGAGGTCGCCGGCCGCATGGCGGTGCAGGTCGGTGCCGTGTCGCTGCAGAAGGCCGCAGGCGGCTTCGGCGTCCTGCTCGCCGGCGTGCCCGGCGTGCCGCCTGCCCATGTGGTCGTGCTCGGCGGCGGCGTGGTCGGCACTAACGCGGCCCGCATCGCTCTCGGCATGGGCGCCGATGTCACCATCCTCGACAAGTCGATTGCCCGCCTCGCCCAGCTCGACGATCTCTACGGGCCGCGGCTGAAAACGATGTTCTCCACCACGGAAGCGCTGGAGCAGACCGTCTTCAACGCCGATCTCGTCATCGGCGCGGTCCTCGTCCCCGGCGCCTCGGCGCCGAAGCTGGTCACGCGCGACATGCTCGGCCACATGCGCCGCGGCGCCGTGCTGGTCGATGTCGCGATCGACCAGGGCGGCTGCTTCGAGACCAGCAAGCCCACCACGCACGACAACCCGACCTACGTGGTCGACGGCGTCGTGCATTACTGCGTCGCCAACATGCCGGGCGCCGTCCCCCGCACCTCGACCTTCGCCCTCGCCCAGGCGACGCTGCCCTACGCGCTGCGCCTCGCCAGGCAGGGCTGGCGCGAGGCCCTTCGCGCCGATCCGCATCTGCGCGCCGGTCTCAACGTCGCTAACGGGCGGATCGTCCACCCGGCGGTCGCCGCAGCCCTCGGTCACGACCTGCTGCCGGTCGAGCAGGTTCTCGCCTGA
- a CDS encoding cupin domain-containing protein, which translates to MDADAPEPPDPPDPSDPATAADAGVGARLRRMRQIFGLTQRELARRAGVTNGAISLIEQGRVSPSISSLKKILDGIPMSLAEFFTLDLTAPEDVFFTAADLTEIAFDERISFRMVGRRLKDRALQMLHETYSPGADTGEAMLRHEGEEAGVIIRGRIVVTVGDQERTLGAGEAYYFRSRIPHRFRNPFDEVCEVISANTPPSF; encoded by the coding sequence ATGGACGCCGACGCGCCCGAACCGCCAGACCCTCCCGATCCATCCGATCCGGCAACCGCCGCCGATGCGGGCGTCGGCGCGCGTTTGCGCCGGATGCGCCAGATCTTCGGCCTCACCCAGCGCGAGCTTGCCCGTCGCGCCGGCGTGACCAACGGCGCCATTTCGCTGATCGAGCAGGGGCGGGTCAGCCCGTCGATCTCCTCGCTGAAGAAAATCCTCGATGGCATCCCGATGTCCCTCGCCGAGTTCTTCACGCTCGATCTGACCGCGCCGGAGGATGTGTTCTTCACCGCCGCCGACCTTACCGAAATCGCCTTCGACGAGCGGATCTCCTTCCGCATGGTCGGTCGGCGCCTGAAGGACCGGGCGTTGCAGATGCTGCACGAAACCTACAGCCCCGGCGCCGATACCGGCGAGGCGATGCTCCGTCACGAGGGCGAGGAGGCTGGCGTCATCATCCGCGGCCGCATCGTCGTCACCGTCGGCGACCAGGAACGCACCCTCGGCGCCGGCGAGGCCTACTATTTCCGCAGCCGGATCCCGCATCGCTTCCGCAACCCGTTCGACGAGGTCTGCGAGGTGATCAGCGCCAACACACCGCCGAGCTTCTGA
- a CDS encoding capsid protein has product MTRFGETRSDPARRAATLRLVAPRAGLDLQAEMLRLCARIGFSPPRS; this is encoded by the coding sequence ATGACACGCTTCGGTGAAACCAGGTCCGATCCGGCCCGCCGCGCGGCGACGCTCCGCCTCGTCGCCCCGCGCGCCGGCCTCGACCTGCAAGCCGAGATGCTGCGCCTCTGCGCGCGAATCGGTTTCAGCCCGCCCCGCTCCTGA
- a CDS encoding aspartate aminotransferase family protein gives MSDQTIAFDWQAADAAHHLHPFSDHKSLHEGRVRIITGGDGVWLTDDQGRRVLDAMAGLWCVAAGYGREELVEASAAQMRALPFYNTFFKTSTRPVIALAERLAAMAPGDLNHAFFACSGSEAVDTALRMARTYWITRGKPAKRIVIGREYGYHGSTTLGAAAGGMKDMHRQGAALPDFAHIMPPYWYGRGSQMDPAEFGVHAARALEAKIAELGADNIAAFIGEPIQGAGGVIIPPATYWPEIQRICRENDILLIADEVICGFGRTGRMFGCETFGIQPDMMTLAKAITSGYAPLSAVMVGDRVAEVLINETGEFYHGFTYSGHPVSCAVALANLDIIEREDLAARAAASGEILRERLHAALDDLPIVGEIRGVGLIGAIELTADRRTRRPFEKTGRVGTICRDHCFANDLVMRAVRDTMVFAPPLIIGEAEIDDMVARARRAITATMDEVRGEMAV, from the coding sequence ATGTCCGACCAGACCATTGCCTTCGACTGGCAGGCGGCCGACGCTGCCCACCATCTCCACCCGTTTTCCGACCACAAATCCCTCCACGAGGGGCGCGTCCGCATCATCACCGGCGGTGACGGCGTCTGGCTGACCGACGATCAGGGCCGCCGCGTCCTCGATGCGATGGCCGGCCTCTGGTGCGTCGCCGCCGGCTACGGGCGCGAGGAACTGGTCGAGGCTTCGGCGGCGCAGATGCGCGCGCTGCCCTTCTACAACACCTTCTTCAAGACCTCGACGCGCCCGGTCATCGCCCTCGCCGAGCGTCTCGCCGCGATGGCGCCGGGCGACCTGAACCACGCCTTCTTCGCCTGCTCCGGCTCCGAAGCGGTCGATACCGCGCTGCGCATGGCCCGCACCTACTGGATCACACGCGGCAAGCCCGCCAAGCGCATCGTCATCGGCCGCGAATACGGCTATCACGGCTCGACCACGCTGGGTGCTGCCGCCGGCGGGATGAAGGACATGCACCGCCAGGGTGCCGCGCTGCCCGACTTCGCCCATATCATGCCGCCCTACTGGTATGGCCGCGGCAGCCAGATGGACCCGGCCGAATTCGGCGTGCACGCCGCCCGCGCGCTGGAAGCGAAAATCGCCGAACTCGGGGCCGACAACATCGCCGCCTTCATCGGCGAGCCGATCCAGGGCGCCGGCGGCGTCATCATCCCGCCCGCGACCTACTGGCCGGAAATCCAGCGCATCTGCCGCGAGAACGACATCCTGCTGATCGCCGACGAGGTGATCTGCGGCTTCGGCCGCACCGGCCGCATGTTCGGCTGCGAAACCTTCGGCATCCAGCCTGACATGATGACCCTCGCCAAGGCCATCACCTCCGGCTACGCGCCGCTCTCCGCCGTCATGGTGGGCGACCGCGTGGCCGAGGTGCTGATCAACGAGACCGGCGAGTTCTATCACGGCTTCACCTATTCCGGTCATCCGGTCTCCTGCGCCGTCGCCCTCGCCAATCTCGACATCATCGAGCGCGAGGATCTTGCCGCCCGCGCCGCCGCCAGCGGCGAGATCCTGCGCGAAAGGCTGCATGCCGCGCTGGACGACCTGCCGATCGTCGGCGAGATCCGCGGCGTCGGCCTGATCGGCGCGATCGAGCTGACCGCCGACCGGCGCACCCGCCGCCCCTTCGAGAAGACGGGCCGCGTCGGCACGATCTGCCGCGACCACTGCTTCGCCAACGACCTGGTGATGCGCGCGGTGCGCGACACGATGGTGTTCGCGCCGCCGCTGATCATCGGCGAAGCGGAAATCGATGACATGGTCGCCCGCGCCCGTCGCGCCATCACCGCGACGATGGATGAAGTGCGCGGCGAGATGGCGGTCTGA
- a CDS encoding glutamine synthetase family protein codes for MDAMAASADRRALLADCELIEAFIIDVNGVPRGKWLQRDRADALFTGGVALPRSAYLLDIWGRDIVEGGIAFDTGDPDGKCFAVPHSVAIMPWAEGRAAQALLTMQEPDGSLFYADPRGVLSRVIDRLAARGLTAAVGIELEFYLLDPNRTGGQRVAPRGADESHWRGWQTDTLGLWEIHDYEPVLRDLLRAADAQSIALDTLISENGPGQFEVTLHYAADALRMADDAVLFKRSVKHIARKHGLAATFMAKPFGNWAGSGMHVHVSLLDRAGRNVFTGDAARAAPALYHALGGLVAAMPDTMLTFAPHANSYRRFAPGTHAPVFGDWGHDNRMSSIRVINADPAAARIEHRVAGADCNPYLVLAALLGAMDKGIGEGADPGEETFGDKVAATAPRLPIAWSQATERFASSPLTRAIFGESFQSIFAACKRQEIAEFRRRISDVEYDAYLKNA; via the coding sequence ATGGACGCGATGGCGGCGTCGGCGGACCGGCGCGCGCTGCTCGCCGATTGCGAGCTGATCGAGGCGTTCATCATCGATGTGAACGGCGTTCCCCGCGGCAAGTGGCTGCAGCGCGACCGGGCGGACGCGCTGTTTACCGGCGGCGTCGCCCTGCCGCGCTCGGCCTACCTGCTCGACATCTGGGGGCGGGACATCGTCGAGGGCGGCATCGCCTTCGACACCGGCGACCCGGACGGCAAGTGCTTCGCCGTGCCGCACAGCGTCGCCATCATGCCCTGGGCCGAGGGCCGCGCCGCCCAGGCGCTGCTCACCATGCAGGAGCCGGACGGCTCGCTCTTCTACGCCGATCCGCGCGGCGTGCTGTCCCGCGTGATCGACCGCCTCGCCGCGCGCGGCCTCACCGCGGCGGTCGGGATCGAGCTGGAATTCTACCTGCTCGACCCGAACCGGACCGGCGGGCAGCGTGTCGCCCCGCGCGGCGCCGATGAAAGCCACTGGCGCGGGTGGCAGACGGATACGCTGGGGCTCTGGGAGATCCACGACTACGAACCCGTGCTGCGCGATCTTCTGCGCGCGGCGGACGCCCAGTCGATCGCGCTCGACACGCTGATCAGCGAGAACGGCCCCGGCCAGTTCGAGGTCACGCTGCACTACGCGGCGGATGCGCTGCGCATGGCCGACGACGCGGTGCTGTTCAAGCGCTCGGTCAAGCACATCGCCCGCAAGCACGGCCTCGCCGCGACCTTCATGGCCAAGCCCTTCGGCAACTGGGCCGGCAGCGGCATGCATGTCCATGTTTCGCTGCTCGACCGCGCCGGCCGCAACGTCTTCACCGGCGATGCCGCGCGCGCCGCCCCGGCACTCTACCATGCGCTCGGCGGCCTCGTCGCGGCGATGCCGGACACGATGCTGACCTTCGCCCCGCACGCCAATTCCTACCGCCGCTTCGCCCCCGGCACCCACGCGCCCGTCTTTGGCGACTGGGGGCACGACAACCGCATGTCCTCGATCCGGGTGATCAATGCCGACCCCGCCGCGGCCCGCATCGAGCACCGCGTCGCCGGGGCCGACTGCAATCCCTATCTCGTCCTCGCCGCCCTGCTCGGCGCGATGGACAAGGGGATCGGGGAGGGGGCCGATCCGGGCGAGGAAACCTTCGGCGACAAGGTGGCCGCCACCGCGCCGCGCCTGCCAATCGCCTGGAGCCAGGCCACCGAGCGCTTCGCCAGCTCGCCCCTTACCCGCGCGATCTTCGGCGAAAGCTTCCAGTCCATCTTCGCCGCCTGCAAGCGCCAGGAAATCGCCGAGTTCCGTCGCCGGATCTCGGACGTCGAGTACGACGCCTATCTGAAGAACGCCTGA
- a CDS encoding PA0069 family radical SAM protein: METVIPRKLRPDGRGTRLDPPNRFETVRQDAFDDGWGTLDEAPPPPATVLIRDATKSVISRNDSPDLGFDRGLNPYRGCEHGCIYCYARPTHAWIGMSPGLDFETKLVFKPEAATLLERELSRKGYQAAPIVLGSNTDPYQPVERQLRLTRAVLEVLERFGHPVSIVTKSAGVLRDVDILGRMAARNLARVHLSVTTLDARLARAMEPRAAAPGRRLDAITGLKAAGIPVGVLAAPMIPGVNDAELERILEASARAGASCASAILLRLPHELGALFEDWLKRTMPDRAAHVLSLIRQTRGGALNDAAFGSRFRGTGAYAALLRARFHRAARQFGLSDAPPPLDCGQFAKPPAKAASAQLSLF, encoded by the coding sequence ATGGAAACGGTCATTCCCCGAAAGCTGCGGCCGGATGGTCGCGGCACAAGACTGGACCCGCCGAACCGGTTCGAGACGGTGCGGCAGGACGCATTCGATGACGGCTGGGGCACGCTGGACGAAGCGCCGCCGCCACCGGCCACCGTGCTGATCCGCGATGCGACGAAATCGGTCATCAGCCGGAACGACAGCCCGGATCTCGGCTTCGATCGCGGGCTGAATCCCTATCGGGGCTGCGAGCATGGCTGCATCTATTGCTATGCGCGGCCGACCCATGCGTGGATCGGCATGTCGCCGGGGCTCGATTTCGAGACGAAGCTGGTCTTCAAGCCGGAGGCGGCGACGCTTCTGGAACGGGAGCTTTCGCGCAAGGGCTACCAGGCGGCGCCGATCGTGCTCGGATCGAACACCGACCCGTATCAGCCGGTGGAGCGGCAGCTGCGGCTGACCCGCGCGGTGCTGGAAGTTCTGGAGCGGTTCGGGCATCCGGTGTCCATCGTCACCAAGTCGGCCGGGGTGCTGCGGGATGTCGACATTCTCGGGCGGATGGCAGCGCGCAACCTGGCCCGTGTGCACCTCTCGGTGACGACGCTGGACGCGCGACTCGCGCGGGCGATGGAGCCGCGCGCGGCGGCGCCGGGGCGGCGGCTCGATGCGATCACAGGACTGAAGGCGGCGGGAATTCCGGTCGGCGTGCTGGCGGCGCCGATGATACCGGGGGTGAACGACGCCGAGCTCGAGCGGATTCTCGAAGCGAGCGCCAGGGCCGGCGCGTCCTGCGCCAGCGCCATCCTGCTGCGCCTGCCGCACGAACTCGGCGCATTGTTCGAGGACTGGCTGAAGCGCACCATGCCAGACCGCGCCGCGCATGTGCTGAGCCTGATCCGCCAGACCCGCGGCGGCGCGCTCAACGATGCCGCGTTCGGCAGCCGGTTCCGCGGCACCGGCGCATATGCCGCGCTGCTGCGCGCGCGCTTCCACCGGGCGGCGCGGCAGTTCGGGCTGAGCGACGCGCCGCCGCCGCTCGATTGCGGGCAGTTCGCGAAGCCGCCGGCGAAGGCGGCATCCGCCCAGCTTTCGCTGTTCTGA
- a CDS encoding mannose-1-phosphate guanylyltransferase/mannose-6-phosphate isomerase, protein MPDQTQARDAGIVPVILAGGTGTRLWPVSRKSYPKQFWPLISSRTMLQETASRAQGELFAAPIVVANDEHRFIVAEQLRGSGHTGARILLEPVGRNSAPAIAAAAFLVAEGDPDQVMWIMAADASIADAAALGQALGIAAAAAREGHIVTFGMRPSVAETGYGYIEQGETLAGHHGAFRIARFVEKPDAATAATLIADGRHYWNSGMFVATARTMLSEMERLAPEVARSVRAAFDTRRPDLDFIRLDAEAFRGSPEISIDYAIAEKTDRAVVVPASLGWSDVGSWSAIWEIAEKDAAGNAALGDAVIEDSTGCYVRSDGAVTAVLGLENTVVVTTPDAVLVAHRDKAQNVKRVVDALKRLKRPEAEDHNRVYRPWGFYESLIQGDRFQVKRIVVMPGAKLSLQKHFHRAEHWVVVAGSALVTRDEETLLVRENESIYLPLGCVHRMENPGKIPLTLIEVQSGSYLGEDDIVRFEDTYGRS, encoded by the coding sequence ATGCCTGATCAGACACAAGCGCGCGACGCCGGAATCGTTCCGGTCATTCTTGCGGGGGGGACCGGCACGCGGCTGTGGCCTGTGTCGCGCAAATCCTATCCCAAGCAATTCTGGCCCCTGATCTCCTCGCGCACCATGTTGCAGGAGACGGCGTCGCGCGCGCAGGGCGAGCTGTTCGCGGCACCCATCGTGGTGGCGAACGACGAGCACCGCTTCATCGTCGCCGAGCAGTTGCGCGGCAGCGGGCACACGGGGGCGCGGATCCTGCTCGAACCCGTCGGGCGCAACAGCGCGCCGGCGATCGCGGCCGCCGCGTTCCTGGTGGCGGAGGGCGATCCGGATCAGGTCATGTGGATCATGGCCGCGGATGCCTCGATCGCGGATGCGGCCGCCCTCGGCCAGGCGCTTGGCATCGCCGCCGCCGCCGCGCGGGAGGGTCACATCGTGACCTTCGGCATGCGGCCGAGCGTGGCCGAGACCGGCTATGGCTATATCGAGCAGGGCGAGACGCTCGCCGGGCATCATGGCGCGTTCCGCATCGCCCGCTTCGTCGAGAAACCCGATGCCGCGACGGCGGCGACGCTGATCGCCGACGGACGGCATTACTGGAATTCAGGCATGTTCGTCGCCACCGCCCGGACCATGCTGTCGGAAATGGAGCGCCTCGCTCCCGAAGTTGCCCGCAGCGTGCGCGCGGCATTCGACACGCGCCGCCCCGACCTCGATTTCATCCGGCTCGATGCGGAGGCCTTTCGCGGCTCGCCGGAAATCAGCATCGACTACGCGATTGCGGAAAAGACCGATCGCGCCGTGGTCGTGCCGGCCTCGCTCGGCTGGTCGGATGTCGGCTCGTGGTCGGCGATCTGGGAGATCGCGGAGAAGGATGCGGCAGGCAACGCGGCGCTCGGCGATGCGGTGATCGAGGACTCGACGGGCTGCTATGTCCGCAGCGACGGCGCGGTGACGGCGGTGCTCGGCCTCGAGAATACCGTTGTGGTCACAACGCCGGATGCCGTGCTGGTCGCGCACCGCGACAAGGCGCAGAACGTCAAGCGCGTGGTGGACGCGCTCAAGCGGCTGAAGCGCCCCGAGGCCGAGGATCACAACCGCGTCTACCGCCCCTGGGGGTTCTATGAGAGCCTGATCCAGGGCGACCGCTTCCAGGTGAAGCGTATCGTGGTGATGCCGGGCGCGAAGCTCAGCCTGCAAAAGCATTTCCACCGCGCGGAGCACTGGGTGGTGGTGGCCGGCTCGGCGCTGGTGACGCGGGACGAGGAGACGCTTCTCGTGCGCGAGAACGAGAGCATCTACCTGCCGCTCGGCTGCGTGCACCGGATGGAGAACCCGGGCAAGATTCCGCTGACCCTGATCGAAGTGCAGTCGGGCTCGTATCTCGGCGAGGACGACATCGTCCGCTTCGAGGATACATACGGGCGTAGCTGA
- a CDS encoding creatininase family protein: MEKTGLDDLTSAELRALLPRRPLVLLPLGSQEDQGAHAPMGDFRLAAALAGRIARAATEAGTLTLAAPALPFGAADHFGAVPGGLALAPATFRAVLADLIADLRRTGLDRIVILNGHGGNAPLVHEVTLSIRRAGGPIIPSFYLWKVARRLMERRIGPAAGRFGHGAEPLASITLALRPDAARPDLAVKPAPGARLLGCPVIGFGTIGFEDVEIDAPAEYPEIAPSSATADATGADPALGAAVIADLIALAVRFCAHVASLT; the protein is encoded by the coding sequence ATGGAAAAGACCGGGCTCGACGATCTGACAAGCGCCGAACTGCGCGCCCTGCTGCCGCGCCGCCCGCTCGTGCTCCTGCCGCTCGGCAGCCAGGAGGATCAGGGCGCCCACGCACCGATGGGCGATTTCCGCCTCGCCGCCGCCCTGGCCGGGCGGATCGCGCGGGCGGCAACCGAGGCCGGCACATTGACGCTCGCCGCACCCGCGCTGCCCTTCGGCGCGGCGGACCATTTCGGCGCGGTTCCCGGCGGCCTCGCCCTCGCGCCCGCGACATTCCGCGCCGTGCTCGCCGACCTGATCGCCGATCTCCGGCGCACCGGTCTCGACCGCATCGTCATCCTCAACGGTCATGGCGGCAACGCGCCGCTGGTGCATGAGGTCACCCTCTCGATCCGCCGCGCCGGCGGGCCGATCATCCCTTCGTTCTATCTCTGGAAGGTCGCCCGCCGGCTGATGGAGCGGCGCATCGGCCCCGCTGCCGGCCGGTTCGGCCACGGCGCCGAGCCGCTCGCCTCGATCACCCTGGCCCTCCGCCCCGATGCCGCGCGCCCCGACCTCGCGGTGAAGCCCGCACCCGGCGCCAGATTGCTCGGCTGCCCGGTCATCGGCTTCGGCACGATCGGCTTCGAGGACGTCGAGATCGACGCTCCGGCCGAATATCCCGAAATCGCCCCGTCCTCCGCCACGGCTGACGCCACCGGCGCCGATCCCGCCCTCGGCGCCGCCGTCATCGCCGACCTCATCGCCCTCGCCGTCCGGTTCTGCGCCCATGTGGCCTCCCTGACATGA
- a CDS encoding EamA family transporter, translating to MSVVPAWIPITIAAALFQVWRTALQARLRGALSAPAAGFVRFVYALPADILLLGAALFLLRRSLPAIPPAFVLDCLAGGVAQIFGTMLLIMAFGHRNFVVGTAYAKTEAAQLVIFSVLVLGVRIPPEAIVGIMLAVAGVLALSFAGQKFSAADLLRASAQPAALCGLGSGFSFAVTAILLRNATLTLGADTPVLLKALLTLTVTNALQTLAQGGFMALRNRAELAKCFTLWRRAAPVGVLSAFGSGCWFAGFALTNVALVRGLGQIEILFTLAVGHFFLRERTKRGEITGLVLVGLGVVLIAAAGIG from the coding sequence ATGAGCGTCGTTCCCGCCTGGATTCCGATCACCATCGCCGCCGCCCTGTTCCAGGTCTGGCGCACGGCGCTGCAGGCCCGGCTGCGCGGCGCGCTCAGCGCCCCGGCGGCGGGCTTCGTCCGCTTTGTCTATGCTCTGCCGGCCGATATCCTGCTGCTCGGCGCCGCCCTCTTCCTGCTCCGGCGGTCCCTGCCGGCGATCCCGCCCGCCTTCGTGCTCGACTGTCTTGCCGGCGGCGTCGCGCAGATCTTCGGCACCATGCTGCTGATCATGGCCTTCGGCCATCGCAACTTCGTGGTCGGCACCGCCTATGCGAAGACCGAGGCGGCGCAGCTCGTCATCTTTTCCGTCCTCGTCCTTGGCGTGCGCATCCCGCCCGAGGCGATCGTCGGCATCATGCTTGCCGTCGCCGGCGTTCTCGCGCTGTCCTTCGCCGGCCAGAAATTCTCGGCCGCCGACCTGCTGCGCGCCTCGGCGCAGCCCGCCGCCCTTTGCGGTCTCGGCTCGGGCTTCAGCTTCGCCGTCACCGCGATCCTGCTGCGCAACGCAACACTGACGCTTGGCGCCGACACGCCGGTCCTGCTCAAGGCGCTGCTGACCCTGACCGTGACCAACGCCCTGCAAACCTTGGCACAGGGCGGCTTCATGGCGTTGCGGAACCGGGCCGAGCTTGCGAAATGCTTCACCCTCTGGCGCCGCGCCGCGCCGGTCGGCGTGCTCTCGGCCTTCGGCTCCGGCTGCTGGTTCGCCGGATTCGCGCTGACCAACGTCGCCCTGGTGCGTGGCCTTGGCCAGATCGAGATCCTGTTCACCCTCGCGGTCGGCCATTTCTTCCTGCGCGAACGCACCAAACGCGGCGAGATCACCGGCCTCGTGCTGGTCGGGCTTGGAGTCGTGCTGATCGCGGCGGCCGGAATCGGTTAA
- the ispD gene encoding 2-C-methyl-D-erythritol 4-phosphate cytidylyltransferase, with the protein MTVALIVAAGRGHRLGGPIPKQYRLLDGVPILRRTAEALRRHASMRAVFVVINPADRALYDEAMSGLGLPEPVAGGASRQESVRNGLEAIASVAPERVLIHDGVRPFVAPDVIGAVIGALDRVPGAVVGVPVTDTLKRCSGAIVTGTVDRADLWRAQTPQGFRYDAILGAHRLAQTAHRGRDFTDDCAVAELAGLAIEMVPGSEENFKITTEADLLRAEALLRERARALAG; encoded by the coding sequence ATGACCGTTGCACTGATCGTCGCCGCCGGCCGGGGCCATCGCCTCGGCGGGCCCATTCCAAAACAGTATCGCCTGCTCGACGGCGTGCCGATCCTTCGCCGCACGGCGGAGGCACTGCGCCGGCATGCCTCGATGCGCGCCGTGTTCGTGGTGATCAATCCGGCGGATCGCGCGCTGTATGACGAGGCGATGTCGGGGCTTGGCCTGCCGGAACCGGTCGCTGGCGGCGCCTCGCGGCAGGAATCGGTGCGCAACGGGCTTGAGGCGATCGCCAGCGTCGCACCGGAGAGGGTGCTGATCCATGACGGGGTGCGGCCGTTCGTGGCGCCGGACGTGATCGGCGCGGTGATCGGCGCGCTCGACCGCGTGCCGGGCGCCGTGGTCGGCGTGCCGGTGACCGATACGCTGAAACGCTGCAGCGGCGCGATCGTGACCGGCACGGTGGACCGCGCCGATCTGTGGCGGGCACAGACGCCGCAGGGGTTCCGCTATGACGCAATTCTCGGCGCGCACCGGCTGGCGCAGACGGCGCATCGGGGGCGGGATTTCACCGATGACTGCGCGGTCGCCGAACTCGCGGGGCTGGCGATCGAGATGGTTCCGGGCAGCGAGGAGAATTTCAAGATCACCACGGAGGCCGACCTGCTGCGGGCCGAGGCGCTGCTTCGCGAACGGGCGCGCGCACTCGCGGGATAG
- the lpxC gene encoding UDP-3-O-acyl-N-acetylglucosamine deacetylase has translation MMYAAAQFHGHVAPGQDVPVPRRGLRAAISCRGVGLHGGQEVNLRFAAAEPGSGIRFRRTDLGVTIPARHDLVADTRLCTVLADPARPEARIGTVEHVMAALAGLGIDDALVEVDGPEIPILDGSAAEFVFLLNCAGIVETGLPRDIIEIRRPVRVSDGSAFAELRPAAQGEYGFSAALQIDFPARAIGRQALSLEITPESFAAELARARTFTMKQDIDRLREAGLALGGTLANAVVVDGDEVINPEGLRSPDEFVRHKLLDVVGDLALAGAAIRGRFVGARTGHRLNNLLLRALFADRANYRFAGVAEPDLAAVA, from the coding sequence ATGATGTATGCCGCCGCACAGTTTCATGGCCATGTCGCACCCGGGCAGGATGTCCCGGTGCCGCGACGTGGGCTGAGAGCGGCGATCTCCTGCCGCGGCGTCGGGCTGCACGGCGGCCAGGAGGTGAATTTGCGTTTTGCCGCCGCCGAGCCGGGCAGCGGCATCCGCTTCCGCCGGACCGATCTCGGCGTCACGATTCCGGCCCGTCACGATCTCGTGGCCGACACCAGGCTCTGCACCGTGCTGGCCGATCCGGCCCGGCCGGAGGCGCGTATCGGCACGGTCGAGCATGTGATGGCCGCGCTCGCAGGCCTCGGTATCGACGATGCGCTGGTCGAGGTCGATGGCCCGGAAATCCCCATCCTGGACGGGTCGGCGGCCGAGTTCGTCTTCCTTCTCAACTGTGCCGGCATCGTCGAGACAGGCTTGCCGCGCGACATCATCGAAATCCGCCGCCCGGTCCGCGTGAGCGACGGCTCTGCCTTCGCCGAGCTGCGGCCCGCGGCGCAAGGCGAATATGGCTTCTCCGCCGCGCTCCAGATCGACTTTCCCGCCCGTGCCATCGGCCGCCAGGCCCTCTCGCTCGAGATCACGCCCGAGAGCTTCGCTGCCGAACTGGCCCGCGCCCGCACGTTCACCATGAAGCAGGACATCGATCGCCTGCGCGAGGCCGGGCTTGCCCTCGGCGGCACGCTCGCCAACGCCGTGGTGGTCGACGGCGATGAGGTGATCAACCCCGAGGGCCTGCGCAGCCCGGATGAATTCGTCCGCCACAAGCTGCTCGACGTGGTGGGCGATCTCGCCCTCGCTGGCGCCGCGATCCGCGGCCGCTTTGTCGGTGCCCGCACCGGCCACCGGCTCAACAATCTGCTGCTCCGCGCCCTGTTCGCCGATCGTGCGAACTACCGCTTCGCCGGCGTGGCGGAGCCGGACCTCGCCGCCGTTGCGTGA